The DNA sequence GATCGACTGGGTCATGAAGTACAAGCTCATCGAGCGGTACCGGGCCAAGCACAACATGACCATGTCGCATCCGCGGGTCGCGCAGATAGACCTCGCCTACCACGACATCCACCGCCGTCGTGGCCTCTACTACCTCCTGGAGAAGAAGGGTCAAGCAGCCCGTATCTGCAACGACTTGAAGATCTTCGAAGGCAAGTCCGTGCCGCCGCAGACCACTCGGGCCCGGCTGCGCGGCGACTTCATCCGCAGGGCCCAGGAACAGCGCCGTGACTTCACGGTCGACTGGGTCCACCTCAAGCTCAACGACCAGGCGCAGCGCACAGTGCTGTGCAAGGACCCGTTCCGTTCGGTGGACGACCGGGTGGAGAAACTGATCGCCGGCATGTGAGCGGGCCGCGGCCGCCTCGGCTGCGTCCCGTACAGAACGCCCGGTGCCCGGAGGTGGTGATACCTCCGGGCACCGGGCGTTCTCCTCGACGGCGTGTCGGGTGACGACCGGTGCCGAGCGCATGTTCGTCGTAGAGTGGCGGCCATTGCCCGCCACCCCCGAGCCCAGTGGGACTGATGAACTACAACACGAAACGCCGCGTCGCGGCGCTGCTGGCCGTTCCCGCCCTGTTGTTCACCGCCGCGTGCGGATCGGACGACGACAGCAACGGGGGAGAGACGGCAGGGGTCGCCCAGGTCGACGGCAAGGTCGGGGAGAAGCCCAAGATCTCCGTACCCAAGGAGGGCGACCCGTCCGGGAAGACCGTGGTCGAGACGGTTTCGGAGGGCAGCGGCACCGCGATCAAGGCGTCCGACTTCGTCCGCCTGGACTGGACCGTCGAGAAGTGGGGCGAGGACCAGGAACTGGGCGGCACCTGGGCGGCCACGTCGACGGGTGAGAGCACCCCACGCAGGCAGTCCGTCGAACAGATCGGCAAGCCGAGCCAGCAGCTGCCCGCGAAGGTCCTCGACGCGGTCAAGGGGCAGAAGCCGGGCAGCCGGGTCCTCGTGCAGGGCACCGCGGGTGATCTGATCGGCGAGTCGCTGAACCCGTCCTCCGGCATCAACCAGAAGGACGTACTGATCTGGGTGGTCGACGTGGCCGGTGCCGGCACCGTCGACGCCAAGGGCGAGGCCAAGGGAGAGCAGGCGGCCACCGAAGCGGGCATGCCGGAGGTGAAGGCTCCGTCGCAGAAGGCGGCGACCATCACCATCCCCAAGAACACCAAGGCCCCCAAGGACCTCAAGGAGCAGGTGCTGATCAAGGGCGACGGCAAGAAGGTCGAGGCCGGCCAGGGACTCGTCGCCCAGT is a window from the Streptomyces sp. NBC_00299 genome containing:
- a CDS encoding FKBP-type peptidyl-prolyl cis-trans isomerase, with the translated sequence MNYNTKRRVAALLAVPALLFTAACGSDDDSNGGETAGVAQVDGKVGEKPKISVPKEGDPSGKTVVETVSEGSGTAIKASDFVRLDWTVEKWGEDQELGGTWAATSTGESTPRRQSVEQIGKPSQQLPAKVLDAVKGQKPGSRVLVQGTAGDLIGESLNPSSGINQKDVLIWVVDVAGAGTVDAKGEAKGEQAATEAGMPEVKAPSQKAATITIPKNTKAPKDLKEQVLIKGDGKKVEAGQGLVAQYTGVKWEDGKKFDSSWDHGGATAFQIGTGSVVPGWDKGLVGKNVGDRVLLVIPPSLGYGSSPNSELSKNTLVFVVDILDVV